Proteins encoded together in one Chitinophaga sp. LS1 window:
- a CDS encoding mannose-1-phosphate guanylyltransferase, translated as MTYVNRHFYVAIMAGGIGSRFWPFSRTEYPKQFLDILNTGKSLLQWTYERFSQFIPRENIFVVTHQHYIGKVQEQLPDVVFDNIVAEPSRKNTAPCIAYISHKIYGQDPKANIICAPADHLIMDATAFTSTCLNALMFVQKHSALVTLGIKPTRPDTGFGYIQFETQQVADNVYPVKTFTEKPNLELARTFIQSGDFLWNAGIFVWNVKTILAALKIYLPEVDELFQQYSAALNTPNEKKAIETIYPQCSNISIDYGIMEKADNVYVIPANFGWSDLGTWASAYENLERDDAGNAIQGKNVMMIDTTNCMVKAPHDKLLVLQGLDEFIVVDTNDVLLICRKDNEQQIKEYVAEVKRNKGEKYL; from the coding sequence ATGACTTACGTGAACAGGCATTTTTATGTGGCCATTATGGCCGGAGGTATAGGTAGCCGGTTTTGGCCCTTTAGCCGCACGGAATACCCAAAGCAGTTCCTCGATATTTTAAATACCGGGAAAAGCCTTCTGCAATGGACATATGAGCGATTCTCCCAATTTATTCCACGGGAAAATATTTTTGTAGTTACGCACCAACATTATATTGGCAAGGTGCAGGAACAGCTACCGGATGTGGTTTTCGACAATATTGTCGCCGAGCCATCCCGTAAGAACACGGCACCCTGCATAGCATATATTTCGCACAAGATCTATGGTCAGGACCCTAAGGCGAACATCATCTGTGCGCCGGCCGACCACCTGATTATGGATGCGACTGCATTTACCAGCACCTGTCTTAATGCCCTGATGTTCGTACAGAAACACAGCGCACTAGTGACCCTGGGCATTAAACCAACCCGCCCTGATACAGGATTTGGGTACATACAGTTTGAAACCCAACAGGTTGCGGATAATGTATACCCTGTGAAGACCTTCACAGAAAAACCTAACTTAGAGCTGGCCAGGACCTTTATACAAAGTGGAGACTTCCTCTGGAACGCCGGTATCTTTGTTTGGAACGTGAAAACTATTCTCGCCGCCCTTAAAATCTACCTGCCGGAGGTGGATGAACTCTTTCAACAATATAGCGCCGCCCTGAATACCCCTAATGAGAAAAAGGCGATTGAGACCATCTACCCTCAGTGTTCCAATATCTCTATTGATTACGGTATCATGGAAAAGGCGGATAATGTGTACGTGATTCCTGCCAATTTCGGATGGAGCGACCTGGGTACCTGGGCATCGGCCTATGAGAACCTGGAAAGGGATGACGCAGGCAACGCCATTCAGGGTAAGAATGTGATGATGATAGATACCACAAACTGTATGGTAAAAGCACCCCATGATAAGTTGCTGGTATTACAGGGGCTCGATGAGTTCATCGTGGTAGATACTAACGACGTACTGCTGATCTGCCGTAAAGATAATGAGCAGCAAATCAAGGAATACGTGGCGGAGGTAAAGCGCAACAAAGGAGAGAAGTACCTTTAA
- a CDS encoding methionine aminotransferase, producing the protein MSKLPNVGTTIFTVMSGLAAQHAAINLSQGFPDFDCNETLKHLVNEAMEAGYNQYAPMAGILPLREAIAEKIHNLYGQTVNADTEITVTPGGTYAIFTAIATVIGPGDEVIIFEPAYDSYIPNVLVNGGVPVRIPLSFPDYHIDWSLVRSKITARTKMIMLNTPHNPTGSILTANDIAELEKLVAEHNIYILSDEVYEHLVYDGKEHLSMLRYPSLLKNSFVTFSFGKVFHITGWKMGYCIAPAHLMAEYRKVHQYLCFSVNTPMQYGLAKFLQQPDQYLGLPAFFQEKRDYFLSLMKDTRFTPLHSSGSYFQLMKYDRISDEGDKDFAIRITKEFGVASIPVSAFYEDGKDDHVVRFCFAKKNETLEKAVERLRNI; encoded by the coding sequence ATGTCCAAATTACCCAATGTAGGAACGACGATCTTCACGGTCATGTCGGGCCTGGCGGCGCAGCATGCTGCCATCAACCTGTCGCAGGGGTTTCCTGATTTTGATTGTAACGAAACCCTGAAGCACCTTGTAAACGAAGCCATGGAGGCGGGCTATAACCAGTATGCTCCCATGGCGGGTATTCTACCTCTGCGCGAGGCCATTGCCGAAAAGATCCACAATCTGTACGGTCAGACCGTCAATGCGGATACAGAAATCACCGTGACACCGGGTGGTACGTATGCTATCTTCACTGCCATCGCCACCGTGATTGGTCCTGGTGATGAGGTGATCATTTTTGAACCAGCTTACGACAGCTATATTCCCAATGTACTGGTGAATGGTGGCGTACCGGTTCGCATTCCTCTTTCATTTCCTGACTATCATATAGACTGGTCACTGGTACGTAGTAAGATTACGGCCCGTACTAAAATGATCATGCTAAACACGCCCCACAATCCGACTGGCAGCATTCTCACTGCGAATGATATTGCCGAATTGGAAAAACTGGTGGCGGAGCACAATATCTACATCCTTTCTGACGAAGTATATGAGCACCTCGTATACGATGGCAAGGAGCACCTGAGCATGTTGCGCTATCCTTCCTTACTCAAAAACAGCTTTGTTACTTTCTCTTTTGGAAAGGTATTTCACATCACCGGTTGGAAAATGGGCTATTGTATTGCGCCGGCTCACCTGATGGCGGAATATAGAAAGGTTCATCAGTACCTCTGTTTCTCAGTGAATACACCTATGCAGTATGGACTGGCTAAGTTCCTGCAACAACCGGATCAGTACCTGGGGTTGCCTGCATTCTTCCAGGAAAAGAGAGATTACTTCCTGTCGCTGATGAAGGATACCCGGTTTACGCCGTTACACTCATCCGGCAGTTATTTCCAGCTGATGAAATATGACCGTATTTCTGATGAAGGGGATAAGGATTTTGCGATCCGGATCACCAAAGAATTTGGGGTAGCGAGCATTCCGGTATCTGCCTTTTATGAAGATGGCAAAGATGACCACGTAGTCAGGTTCTGTTTTGCCAAAAAGAATGAAACACTCGAAAAGGCCGTAGAGCGCCTGAGAAATATATAA
- a CDS encoding carbonic anhydrase family protein, whose translation MKTLNKSLQDKLTPATTLELLKNGNARFVENLRLHRDHLDQINETRDGQWPMAAIVSCMDSRTSAELIFDQGLGDIFSIRLAGAVISENVLGSLEYACKVAGSKFIVVLGHSKCGAIKGACDKVEMGNLTALLGRITPAVYAEKTIKEDRTSHNPAFVDAVTHIHTERSVQAIMEQSTILREMILSGEVGIIGAMYDVETGIVSFLENTLIIGEDVVKEQLEAVTV comes from the coding sequence ATGAAAACATTAAATAAATCTCTGCAAGACAAACTGACTCCAGCTACTACCCTGGAATTGCTGAAAAACGGTAACGCACGCTTCGTGGAAAACCTCCGCCTGCACCGCGACCACCTGGACCAGATCAATGAAACCCGCGATGGTCAATGGCCAATGGCTGCTATCGTGAGCTGTATGGACTCCCGTACATCTGCAGAACTGATCTTCGACCAGGGCCTGGGCGATATCTTCAGTATCCGTCTGGCTGGTGCCGTTATCTCTGAAAACGTACTGGGTAGCCTGGAATATGCTTGTAAAGTAGCCGGTTCCAAGTTCATCGTTGTGCTGGGCCACAGCAAATGCGGTGCGATCAAAGGCGCCTGCGACAAAGTAGAAATGGGTAATCTGACTGCGCTGCTGGGTAGGATCACCCCTGCTGTGTATGCAGAAAAAACTATCAAAGAAGATAGAACCTCTCATAATCCTGCTTTCGTGGATGCAGTTACGCATATCCATACAGAACGTTCTGTACAGGCGATTATGGAGCAAAGTACCATTTTACGCGAAATGATCCTGAGTGGAGAAGTAGGTATTATCGGAGCCATGTATGATGTCGAAACGGGCATAGTAAGTTTCCTGGAGAACACACTGATTATCGGTGAGGATGTAGTGAAAGAGCAACTGGAAGCTGTGACCGTGTAA